In the Magnetococcales bacterium genome, ATATTCAGACTCAAATCCAAGCCCGGATCAGAATCAGGTGTTTGCCCCAAACTGGGTAGAACTGGAAACCGACTCTGAAGAGACCTCTTCTACAGCAACAGCCCGAGAGGAACCGCTAGAGGCCACGTTTGATGAACCACCCGCTGATGAGCCCACACCGGCTCCAGCCCTCCCGGTAATGGCCACCCTGGACGATGACGAAGAAAAATCCCCTCTTCCCCCACTCTCCATGCTGGAAGGTGCCACAGCTCTAAACAGCCCGGGTCCCGATCCTGCAAGCCTCAATGCCAAAGCGCGCATTCTCGAACACAAACTCGGGGATTTTAAAATCAAGGGGCAAATCATCGATGTCCTGCCGGGACCGGTGGTTACCACATTCGAACTCGACCCCGCCCCGGGACTGCGGGCCGCAAAGGTAATCGGGCTTGCGGATGATCTGGCCCGCAACCTGGCAGCCACCTCTGTGCGGGTGGTGGGCAATATTCCCGGCAAAAATGTCATCGGCATCGAAATCCCCAACGATACCCGGGATACGGTCTATCTGAAGGATGTTCTTCTTTCCCAGTCTTTCCAAAAAACCAACAGCCCCCTGGCCGTAGCCCTGGGTTCCGATATCACCGGCAATCCGGTGGTGGGCAATCTGGCCAAAATGCCCCATCTGCTGGTCGCTGGAACCACCGGTTCGGGTAAATCGGTCGCGGTCAACGCCATGATCTGCTCCATCCTCTTCAGTGCGACACCTGAAGAAGTGCGGTTTTTGATGGTGGATCCCAAGATGCTGGAGCTTTCCATCTATGAGGGAATTCCCCATCTGCTGGCCCCGGTGGTAACCGATGTCCGAAAGGCTGCCAACCTGCTCAAATGGGCGGTCCAGGAGATGGAAGAGCGCTACCGGCTGATGTCGGAGCTGGGTGTTCGGGGGCTTGCGGGTTATAACGAACGCATCAAGGAGTGCATAGAAAACGGCGAGCAGCCCACCCGTCGGGTCAAGGTGGGGTTTGATCCTGAGACCGGGCATCCAGTGGAAGAGGAAGAGCCAATTCCCCTGGAGCACAAGCCCCTCATCGTCATCGTGATCGACGAGCTGGCAGACCTGATGATTCAGGTAGGTAAAGAGGTGGAACCGGCTATCGCCCGCTTGGCACAGATGGCCCGGGCAGCCGGGTTGCACCTGATCATCGCCACCCAGCGTCCCTCAGTGGATGTCATCACGGGCCTGATCAAAGCCAACTTTCCCACCCGGATCGCCTTTAAGGTCTCCTCCAAAATCGACTCCCGGACCATTCTCGACGCCATGGGAGCCGAGCGACTCCTGGGTATGGGGGATGGTCTCTACCTTCCCCCTGGCACCACCCAGCTCAGACGGATTCATGCCCCCTTCATGACGGATAAATCGGTCCACACCCTGGTCCGGTTTTTAAAATCCACCGGCAGCCCTCAATATGACAGTTCTGTGCTGGTGGCCAAGGAATCAGACGACAGCGGGGGTGACGGCGGCATGGCAGCGGGAGGTGGCGGCGGTAGTGGCGAGGAGTATGATGAACTCTACGACCAAGCGGTGGTTTTGGTGATCAAACAGAAAAAGGTCTCCACCTCCATGGTGCAGCGCCACTTCAAAATCGGCTACAACCGGGCCGCTCGCATTGTGGATCGCATGGCCGAGGATGGTTTGATATCAGAGGCCAACTCCGCAGGTAAGCGGGAGGTGCTGGCCCCCAACGCCAACGCCTGATTTTCTCTCACCCCGAAAGAAATATCCGACAAAATCTCCAGAGACATCCCATCAACAGCGCATTATCCTAAATCCGGCAGTTGGGCGTGTGTGGCTGGTGCAGAATATTGGTTCGCATAGTGAATTGGGAGAAATCGCTGTCACCTTATTGGTCACAAGACTTTCTCCCGATTTACTTGGTGGATCAAGAGGCTGGGGCATGTACGTACGCCCAACTGCCGGATTTAGGATTATGCTCAAGAGATCCCCTGGCTAGCCTATACCAGGGGAAAACAGCTTCTGAAATCATTTAACAAAAACAACTGGCGGGCATTTCTGTCTCAGGCTGCCAACAGCTGATCACTGGGGGAAACATGGAAAACAGTCCATTGGAAGAACGGCGCTACGTCGGCTTCTGGGTCCGCACCCTGGCAAGCATTATTGATACGATCGTCATTGTCATCTGCACAGTCCCAGTCATCATTTTCACGATGAAAGATACCATCGATACAAATGGCCCCCCTCAACTGCCTCTTCAAGCAGAGCTTATACTCGATTTTTCGGTCGCCATTGCGGTCATTCTCTTCTGGAAATTTAAATCCGCCACACCCGGAAAAATGCTCTTCAACGCCATCATCACCGATGCCAAAACCGGTGGCCCCCCCAGCACCAAACAGCTGATCATCCGCTATCTGGGCTATATTCCATCCACTCTGTTTTTATTCATGGGCTTTTTCTGGATCGCCTTCGATAAGAAAAAACAGGGTTGGCATGACAAACTGGCGGATACCGTTGTGGAAAAGCCATCTTCCTTCCCCACCACCTATCTTCACAAAACCCAACCGTCGGTCATTAAAAAAATGGTCGCGGAATCCGCATCAAACCCACCGAAACAGATCCCACCATCAGATGACAGCGTGACCTATATGCTCAATGGCGTCCCTGTCTCGAAGAAAAAGTAGACACACCTTTTGATTTCTTGGCTAAGGGGGAAAGTGGCTAAAAGGGAAAAAAAGTCAAGACCGTGGGGGCTCGCCCCCACACCCCCGGGGGGTGTAAAACAAAATCAAGATCAAGATCAAAAGAAGGACCTTGGGGGGAAAGAATTCCCCCCAATTCCCCCCATCTTTTTTTTTAATCGTTTAAATTCAAAAGATTTATTTATTGGCCGTAGACCAGCATCGGGAGCCACGTCGCCAGCTGGGGCCAGTAGCCAATCGCGCACAGCACCAAAATCTGGATCATGATGAATGGTATGATCCCCCGATACATCTGACCGGTGGTGATTTCCGGAGGGGCGACACCACGGAGATAAAAGAGGGAAAAACCAAAAGGAGGGGTCAAAAACGAAGTCTGAAGATTGATCGCAATCATCACCCCAAGCCACACCGGATCCAAACCCAGCCCCAACAGCGGTGGCCCCACAATCGGTACCACCACAAAAGTGATTTCAATAAAATCGATAAAAAATCCCAAGAAAAACATCAAAACCATCACAGCCAGCATCGCCCCAAAAGCCCCACCCGGCAACCCCGACAACAATTCCCGAACCAACTCATCTCCACCAAACCCCCGAAACACCAGGGAAAAGATCGATGCCCCCACCAAAATCATAAAAACCATGCTGGTCACCTGGGTGGTGGAGTTCATCACCTCCTTCAACCGCACCCAAGAGAGACTCTTCTGCTGCCAAGCGAGCCCCATCGCACCCACCGCACCCACCGAAGCCGCTTCCGTCGGAGTCGCCAAGCCCCCCAGAATGGAACCCAACACCGCCACAATCAAAAACAAAGGCGGCACCAACACCTGCAACACCTTCGCCCAAAGCGCCGCCCCACTCACCTCCCGATCCTCCGCAGGAATAGCCGGTACCGCTTCAGGCCGAAAAACAGCCACCCCCACCAGATAGAGAATATACATGGCGACCAGGATCAAGCCTGGAATCAATGCCCCAACGAAAAGATCCCCCACACTCACCGTGCGCGGCGTATAAACCCCCATTTCCAACTGAGCCTGCTGATAGGCGGATGAAATCACATCCCCCAACAGCACCAAAACAATGGAAGGCGGGATGATCTGCCCCAGAGTACCCGAAGCGCAGATGGTGCCAGTGGCGACACCATGATCATACCCCCGGCGCATCATGGTCGGCAGGGAAAGCAACCCCATGGTCACCACCGTCGCCCCGACAATACCGGTACTGGCGGCCATCAACATGCCGACCAGAGTGACCGAAATACCCAACCCCCCACGCATGGGACCGAAAAGCGCCGCCATGGTATCCAGCAAATTTTCCGCTACCCGGGAGCGCTCCAGCATCACCCCCATAAAGATAAAGAGAGGTACTGCAATCAACGTTTCATTGGTCATGATGCCGTAGAGCCGGTTGGGCACCGCCTCCAGAAAAACCGCATCAAAAACGTCGTCGTAGCTCCCAAGCCAAGCAAAAATGAGTGCCGTACCCGCCAGGGAAAAAGCCACCGGATAGCCCATGATCAACACCACGCACACCCCGGCGAACATATAGAGGGCGGCGTAAGACTCGATATCGAATTCCATGATCTAGGCGACCTCCTCGTGATAGAGGAGAAGGAGGACATTTCTAAACATCAAGGAGAGGCCTTGCAGGGCGATGAGCAGGGGCATCGCCAGGATGATCGACTTTAACAGCCACACCCCGTCCAGCCCACCCGCTTCCCGGGAACCTTCCCACACACTCCAGGAGGCGGCCACATATTCCCAGCTGATCGAAAAGAGAAAAATCGCTACCGGCAGGAGAAAAAACAGACCACCGAAGAGATTGATCCACGCTTTGGCCCGTTCCGACATAGGGCGATAAAAAATATCCACCCGGACATGGCCATCGTGTTTCAAGGTGTAGGAAGCCCCCAGCATGAAAACCGCCGCATGCATATAGGTGACCGACTCCTGCATGGCGATCCAGCCAAGATCGAAAAGATAGCGCAGCATGGCCACGGCAAAGGTGACCAACACCATGAAGAGGGTGCACCAGGAGATAAAACGACCGATTCCCTCCATCAGGGAGTCGATATAGCGGATTGAGGCTGCCAAAAAGATTTTCAAAACGCCCTCCCCCATCTTGCGAGCAGCAACACCCTAAAAGCCACTGGTCAATCCCAGGGTCAGGATACCGTAGGGCTCCTCAAACTTGTGAGCACTGAAGGGGTTGTAGGTAAGAGGCAGCTCCCCGACAAATTGACGTTTCATCAGCTGACTACGCACAAAACCACCGATACTGGGGGTTATTTTGTAGCCAAGTTCCGCAGTCAGGATGTGGTTGGAGTCATAAGTGACGCCTGTTTTTCCATACTGGGTCACCAACGCATCCAGCTCATCCCGATCCACTTTTATAAATCGATAGCCCAGCCTGGCGCGCCATTTGTCATTCATCCACTGATAATGCCCGCCCATTTGCCAATATTTTGAATCGTATCGAAGAAACATGGCAGGATGGAACGATTCACTAAAACCAAAACCAACGCAGTTCCGGCTATCGTTCGGAGCCAGGTAGGCATAGTCCGAATCATTGTTGGGGGATTCGTCCAAAGAATATTCACACCCCCCCAGAGAAAGGGAAAGACGGTCAAAATCGGTCTTGCTCCGCCCTCCTCCGGCAAAAAGTGTCATCAAAGATTTTTCACTCAGGGCCCAAGTAGCGATCAAGTCCACCTGCGTCTGATGGTCCTTGGGATTATCTACCCGAATGGTATCCACTGTCAGGGAGGCGACATTGGTAGCGGATCCTTTGTTGGCTTCATTGGCACGATTCCCCCAATAACTCAGCCGTAGGGCCAAAGCCGGTAACCACCCCATGTGATAAGTCATTTGCAGTTGGCTCCCCAACTGCCAGCCAATACTCTCCCCATCGTCGTAGGGTGTTTTGACCCCGCGTTTCCACAGTCCACCATCAATCCACAAGCGCTTGGTGAGAGCCAACCCGCCCCGGATGTGCCCCCCGGTATAGTCGCCGATATCCTCCCCCCGGCTATCGGGTTCCCGCACGCCAAAAAGATCGACCGTTTTGTTCATCATGTCCCACCCCACCTCAATCTCCCCATGGCCTGGGGCATAACCGGGTTGGGCGGTGAGAAATTCATCCAGGGGGGCGCACCAGGCCCAGAGAGGCCACGCCAGGGTGAGCAGCAACAACCCCATTCCCAGCGGTGTTTTCACCATCCGGTCCAGGGGATTTTTTATATTCAAAATTGTGTGTGAGATAGCCACGTAATTCACCCACTCCTTGTCGGGGAAAAGGAGAAATTATACGAAAATTTCAGCGAAAATTAAAGGGGGGAGAGAAACTGGAAAGGTGGGGAAAAAGTCAGTGGGTTTGCCAGTGCTGTCAGCTTTACAGAAAAAAACGGAAAAGTGCGAACATGGCACCAATGATAATGGCAGATTGCGCGACCAGCATACCAGCCACCCATTTGACGATATCAACTTTGGCCTCAGCCAAATCGCGTTTGCTTCTCTCTTCCAATCTAGCCAAATCGCTTTTTGTTGCTGCCTCCAACGCCTTGATATCACGTGTCAGGGAACCTTCCAGCGCCTTGATATCACGTGTCAGGGTATCAAATGAAGCAATAGGCAGCATAAAGTTCTCCTGATGGTGAATTTAACACATTGAGAGGTAAGGTAGCAATTTCACCAACCTTTCCCCATAAAAAAACGCGCCCGATTCTGCGTGGGCGCGTTTTGATGGGACCGATCCAGGGCTGAAACGGTGCCCTGGATCGGAAAGAGTCGTTTGACTATTCAGTGATCTCGATCATACCCCAGACACCGTAGCCGGTAACGGCCTTGTCCCCGATGGTGATGGTATTCATACCGTAGCCGTCGCCGAGCATTTCCTGACCCGATGCGCCGGAGACCACCATCACGTTGTTGGAGATGATCAGTTCGACATCATAGCTGCCTGCCTTTTGCGGCTCAGCCAGCTGGTAGATGGTGTAATCTTCCAGATCGACACCAAACTCAGCCTCGGCGGCTTTATCAGCCAAGTCAAGCAGGGTGGAGAAATTTACAGAGAAGCTGTTGTCACCTGCCTCTACCGGAGAGTTCTCGGCCTCGTTGGTGAAGGGCACAGTCAGGGAAAGACCCTCACGGGAGCGACCGTAAGTGTAGATCATGGCCCCTTCCGGGAAGTTAACAGAGAGGTTGCCATCGTCATCGATGGAAAGCTCCACCCCTTCCAGGATACCCTTGGCTTCTCCACCGCGACCGTCGTTGTCAGTAGCACGGAAGGCGAGATCGACTACGGCAGTGCCGTCGGTACCCAAGGGGGCGCCAACCACATTAACGTTGATGGACATGCTGCCGACTCCGGCGATGGCATCTTCCACCTCGTCAGCACTAAAGCTGAGGCCTTCCTGGAACTCTTCCAGAGTGTACTCTACTTCGGCGCCGGTACCGATGGCCATGTTGACGGTATCGTCGGTGATCTGGAGATAGTCGGTATAGGAGGTACCATCGTAGTCGACGATGATGTAGACCGTGACCTCAATGGACTCGGTGCCGTCGGATACGGTGACGGTAAAGCTGTCCTCACCGAAGAAATCGGTCGGCGCATAGTAGGTAAACTCGTCGGGCAGGTCAGTGGAAAAGTCAACTGTTCCGCCTTCCGTTGTGGAAATACCGGTGGTAAGACCGCCAACGGTATAGGTTAGGGTATCCCCATCCGGATCCTCGACCGGAACAAAGCCGACAAATCCCGCCTCAGCCTCGCTGGACTCGGTAAAAAACCAGATTTCATCAAAGTCCGAGTCCGGTGCGTCATTGCCGGATGAGAAGACTTCCACTTCAATGGAGGCCGCCTCGGAGGTGTTGCCATCAGCATCATCCACCGTAAAGGAGAAGGTATACATGCCGGAGGAGGTGCCTTCAGGCATGGAGAGGGTGAAATCACCGTTTGTGTCGACGGTCACCGTCCCTGCGCTGGGCTGGGAGGAGACAGTCCAATTTACCAGGCCGACATCATCACTCTCCGGATCCCAAGCCCAGAGGGTTCCCATAAGTTCGCCATCACCGGATTCCGGCATTTCCAGGAACCAATAGTCATCGAACGCCCAGGGAGCCTCGTTTCCACCAGAGCCGGTAAACAGGCTGGCAGTAGCGCTACCGGAGGTGAGTCCTGCCGAGTCGGTAACCATAAAGGTAATGGTGACTGGGCTGTCTGCGTCAATTTCAGCACCTGTTCCGGTATATTTGTACAGGCCGTCGCTGCCATCATCATTGACCGCAGTGACAGAGGAGGGCAGGGTTGAGGTAACGGTGAAGGTGATGGTGTCACCCTCTTCCTCATTGGGATCCCAGGCATCCAGGAAAAACTCGGTCTCGGTTCCATCCGTGGTGTCGACAAAGAAGTGAAAGTCAAAAGCCTCGGGCGCAACGTTGTCATCGCCACCTATACCGTTGGTATTGTTGGCGTTTTTAATGACATTCTCATAGGCTGTATTGAGACCGTTAATGTAGGAGTTCCCTTCCAGATTGGTGTTCTGCAGGAATTGCTGTTCGATCATCAGCTGGATGGAATCCTGCAGAGCATCCACATCGACGAGCCCCTGAGAGTCGCCGGTGGTCTCTGTGGTGACGGACAGGTTTTTCACACTGGTAAGCAGTGCGGTGGCCGCCTCATTCAACAGAGTGATCAGATCGTCCGTGGAGTCAATGTCCGACTGGAGCTGATCGGAAAGCAGGTTGGTGAAGGTCAGGATGGCTGTGGTGGCGCCTGACTGCACGTTGGAAGTCTTGGCAGCTGCGGCATCTACAGCAGCATTCATGTCCCCGCCACTGCTATAGGCGGAGGAGATCAGCGCCTGTGCCTTGAGGATATTCTTGACGTTCTGCTTGGCGGCGCTCTTGGTGAGCTTGTTCAGCAGGCTTGGGCTGATATCGCCATATTTGGTGGTATTGTTGTTGGCCGTATTCTTGAGGAGCTTTTTGAAGGTGCTTTCGAAGATGGTCTCGTCCAGGGAGAGACTGCTGCTGATAAGCGGTGTTCCGGCCGTGCTCAGAGCAGACAGGAGATCTGCCAGTTGGTCACCCACCAGGGCCATGGAGTTCGGGGTAATGGGCTTGTTGCGGGCACCTTGCAGGGCACTGGTGGCATCAAGCACGATCTGCTGAACGACCAGAGCACCGCGACGGACGTTGATGGCATCCTCGCTGCTGGTGTCGTTCATGTTGAGGCTGCCCAGTTCGGTTGAGGAACCGAGGGTGATGTTGAGGGCCGCAAGAACCGCAGTCTCGGCAGCCGCGTCACCACCCAGCAAAGCCACCATGCTGGAGATCGGTGTCAGATACTCATAATCATTGGGAGCAAAAAGAATACCGGTGAAACGGGAGATCTCCTCACCATCGCTATTGACATTACGGCTGTAGTTCGTCGGGTTTGCCGTGGTGCTCTTATCGAAGCCCTTGAGGACCAACTGACCGGTGGTGCAATCGCTGGGCAGGCTGAACTGCCCCAAAGTGCCGACGGTGGTGCTGGTCGTGGTGGCATTGGTTTCGTCGGTGTCCTTGACGCCATCAGA is a window encoding:
- a CDS encoding RDD family protein, which codes for MENSPLEERRYVGFWVRTLASIIDTIVIVICTVPVIIFTMKDTIDTNGPPQLPLQAELILDFSVAIAVILFWKFKSATPGKMLFNAIITDAKTGGPPSTKQLIIRYLGYIPSTLFLFMGFFWIAFDKKKQGWHDKLADTVVEKPSSFPTTYLHKTQPSVIKKMVAESASNPPKQIPPSDDSVTYMLNGVPVSKKK
- a CDS encoding TRAP transporter large permease subunit, translated to MEFDIESYAALYMFAGVCVVLIMGYPVAFSLAGTALIFAWLGSYDDVFDAVFLEAVPNRLYGIMTNETLIAVPLFIFMGVMLERSRVAENLLDTMAALFGPMRGGLGISVTLVGMLMAASTGIVGATVVTMGLLSLPTMMRRGYDHGVATGTICASGTLGQIIPPSIVLVLLGDVISSAYQQAQLEMGVYTPRTVSVGDLFVGALIPGLILVAMYILYLVGVAVFRPEAVPAIPAEDREVSGAALWAKVLQVLVPPLFLIVAVLGSILGGLATPTEAASVGAVGAMGLAWQQKSLSWVRLKEVMNSTTQVTSMVFMILVGASIFSLVFRGFGGDELVRELLSGLPGGAFGAMLAVMVLMFFLGFFIDFIEITFVVVPIVGPPLLGLGLDPVWLGVMIAINLQTSFLTPPFGFSLFYLRGVAPPEITTGQMYRGIIPFIMIQILVLCAIGYWPQLATWLPMLVYGQ
- a CDS encoding TRAP transporter small permease subunit — its product is MVLVTFAVAMLRYLFDLGWIAMQESVTYMHAAVFMLGASYTLKHDGHVRVDIFYRPMSERAKAWINLFGGLFFLLPVAIFLFSISWEYVAASWSVWEGSREAGGLDGVWLLKSIILAMPLLIALQGLSLMFRNVLLLLYHEEVA
- a CDS encoding DUF1640 domain-containing protein, encoding MLPIASFDTLTRDIKALEGSLTRDIKALEAATKSDLARLEERSKRDLAEAKVDIVKWVAGMLVAQSAIIIGAMFALFRFFL